The DNA sequence TAATAGTGTTTTTGTGCTAccaaaatggaaatgaatggCTAAAAGGGCATGCTAATAAATGTTTCCTGTTGCGAGTGAAATTATGACGTACATATTAAAGTCCCTTACTCATAAAGGAAACTAATGCTCAAACCGCACCCACCCCCCCCGCACCCCAGTTTTCCTCACCTCCCAACCCTAACTGTGCGCATCATTAATGTACGTGACGATATTCCACTGTGTCAGCTAACGCTTCAATGACAGTAAAGTGTTGCTTTTTTGAGCAGAGCAGAGTTCCCCGATCACTGCCTGATTGGACGCCGCCTTGATATAATCTCTCGCGACCCAGCTCGAGCTTAGAAATATTGTCATGGAAGACTTGGACGTGAGGTCAGTAGTTAAGCCTCGTGCTTGTAGCGTTAGTCGTCTGGGCTGCTCGGCGAGCAGCCGTCACTGTCCATTCTCTTCTAGGTCTTTCCTTCTGCACTTCAGCATCCCTTTCCTTTGACTGTGAAGCATGTCCGTTACCTTCACTATGTCCTCCTCTGGAACCTAAAGAAAACACTACATCAGACAGGCTTCAGGAGAGAACCATTCAACACTTCGCCATTTAACCGGTCGCAATGCAATTAGCTTTGAATCCATTTCACTGACTACTCAACAGTCTAGGAAGTGCACTAATATTAATTGTGGACTGTAGTTTAAATAAGGGGAGATGGCTAAAAAACAGACATGGCCAACATCCAGGCACGGAAGTCCTGGATTCAAAGTTTAACTGAGCAGGTTACTGAACGACTGAGGCACTGACCATTTGATTTGATCCAGTATGCTCATGGAGTCATAGGAATCTAGGATCGTGAGCATGAAGGTAGACACGAGTTGGCCAACGCAGCTTCTCATGCATAACTTTGTATGAGAACCATAATATAATACGATCATGATCCCCGTTTGTTcggaatcatttaaaaacaaataaagagaagGGAAAAGCAATGACGGTCCACACGACCCTCGCATTGGTCACCATGGTAACTGGGTCAGACAGCTAAACAATACAACACTCTGTGGTGAGTAGCTGGAGGGCATTACAAAGAGCTAGACTTCAACATCTTTTAGCAACATCTGTTCTGGTATCCAGGTCCTGGGAGTTATGGGCCAGCACTAATCTACAAGGTACCTTTAGTatgaaagaaacacaaacaacatgaGCTTGCTATCCAGTTTGTGAATAGTTCCCCTAATTATCCTTTAATTCAAACGATGGTCAGAAACCTCAGATGGCACCGAGCAGATTTGCTAAGCGGTCATCTGTTATTCCAGCATGATTTGAAAATGGgttttctatatatttaaatataataatcaaACAGAATATATTAATATGTGTCAATGTCACccaattttaaacaaaactaacaTCAAAAATGTCCACCTGGACCACCCTGCAAACATGTCGCCTACCTCACTAACTTGCTGTTTGCCTAGTTCGGGTCTGTAGAGTTAATAATCGCAGTCATTAAAGCCTGACTGTGTCTCCAGCATCCCTTGTTAAAAGGTCATACAAAGCTCATCATTTCACTTGTGGTTCGTAACGTGGGGGTGAGGGGCAGCGCTGTTTACAGCGAGCCCCTTCAATCAGCCCAAGACCCCCATACAGACCGCAGCTCTGTAGAACGGGCTAGCACAGGAGGAGGCTCACATGACCTGGTGAGTTTGGGCAAGCAACAAAATgtctcctttttatttttatttatttatttatgtattataaatCAGCAAGGTTTTATGGAGTATATGTGATGGACAGCTATTTATTACACCTCATATCGTCATTGAAAAGCCAAGATCATGGATCATGGGAAAGAGTTTTTGTGGACCATTACAAAGCTAATCTTTGGCCAGGGTCATAAACATCAAGCACTGACCTTCCGAACCTATGAActggcagggaaaaaaaaaaacagaactgtgTAACGCATTTCAGTAACAGCTGTATGCAGAGTCTACAGCATTTCACCAGCTGACAGGAGTTTCCCACAGCCGTGCCTGAAGACAGGAGTGCACTAGTTCACTTCATATGACAGAGTGAGAGGCTCACCAGCGCATGGTCGAAGCTGAACGTGCTGATGTAATATGCCGAGATATCGCTGTCGGCTAGAGGCCGAGAAATCTGTGCTACTATCCCACATTcatctgagagggagagagggaaaaaaatcaatttatCATTTACAGTCGCAGGCCCccgcaaaaaagaaaaaaggcagagGGTGTCAAACCTAAAATTCTATTTAGTGGTCCCAACAACAAATCAATCattggtaaaaataaataaataaatagcaagAACTAAACGCATCTCGGCACTCCTGAGACCTGTGTTACCACTTGCTCATCACTGTTCACTGCTGCAGTgaagtgtgggggagggggagacagagaggttCACTTGAAATTCACTTCAAAATTCTTCAAAGGTCTTCTTGTACACAAGATGAGGTCATGCTAAGATTTAGATGTTTGGTATAAAATTGAAACCAACACGTCTGGTGTTCAACATATTCCAATTATTTGCTGTCGAGACCATTAAAACCTTAATATTATGTACATCTACAGACACAGCTGTAAGCTGGAGAACAAACGGTCCTGTCTGTTATCTGATCATTCAGACCCAGAAACAGGCTGCACATCACATCTGTAAGCTGAGATGACGACATCATTGGCTGCAACACTGCAAGTGTAGGGTGTCTGTAGCAATATTCACCATAATTTCCTTAACGCTTATATTTTCTTATGCAAGTAGTCCGTTATGAGTTCTAAACTTTAATCTTTAGACTCCCAGTTCTAACTTTTTATGGTGTTTAAATGACTAAGGACTTCCTAGAAGCATAAATGAGAATTTTGGAAAGACGACGAATGAGTAAGACTCACCAAAGCCCAGGGGCTGGCCGCCGATTCTTACCATCTTCCAAAGCTCGCCGGAAGAGCTAGTGAAGAGCAGATCTACGGGAAATCTACACACGCCAGCCAGTCTGTTAActcatcaaatatttttaatgtatgcaACTAACCATGTAAATAAGGTAAATGCATGTGAACctttaaaaatagcaaaaaggactttgtctgtctgtgtgtgacttgCAATCACAGTTCTTGTGTCAAATTATCAATAAGGCAGTCTGGCTCTTactgtctctgtgcttctgtgtCCATCACTAAGGAGACGTAGCCATCaatcagagaaaaagagaagaattTTATGCATTCCAGATCATTAGCTGGGCTGCCATCTTCTTTaggactgtgcatgtgtatggatatgtggggtcacacatgcacacgcacacacacacacacgcacacgcacacacacgcacacacgttcaAAAACGTTAGGCCACATTTCACAATGGGTAACAGGATTAACACATTATGCAATGCTAAGTCATTATATGTTTACTCTTTTCTTTATGTGGTAAACAAAATCAAACCAAATCATCAAGTTAAGAGCTTGTCATTTTTCATAACAGCCAActgtaattttcatttaaaaaatcttatgAAATGAAAAGACGATCATGAGCTcatattttatgcatattttagcAGAACTGTGCCTGGTATAGTCAGTTCCATGAAAGGTCTGCCCGGTGCTAAACGGTGTCTTCACAACACTGGCTCTGCGATGTGTTAATTAATGGGTATTCTGACAGGGAATGATTAATCACCTTAACTAAAAGCAGAACCACACAAGTAAGTGTGTTACTGATGTCAGTAGACcggggcgggtgtgtgtgagcttcaGGATTCACATTACACACTGGTTAGATAAAGGAGTCGTAGCAGAGTCATGGAAAGGAGAGGACATGGTACTGGGTGATTCTGGGGTTAGCTGTCTTACGCGGTCTCAAGAAATAAGTGTGGATTTAAGGTGCAGTGACTGAACAGGCCACAAGTTCCTCAAACGGGAAATGCATCCTGTTGCCTGATATATGCATTACACATTCATGAATATCTTTTTTTGAAGTATTTCAAAGGCATAGTCTTTCAAAGTCGCTTGAAGTGGATTGTGACTAAGTTTTGAAGTGGGTGCAATAGACAATACGCAGAAGGTTTGATAatgttgttgctttttaaaagtcATTCTCCCTTTCAGATCCCTAGCATTTTCCACAGTCAAACTTCCAAACAAATCTTGGCaggatgtgtgtgaatgggagaAACCTGTTTGAGTAGAAGAGGGCGTCTATAAGAGTGGTGGCCACGCCTGGAAGTGTGTCAGGATCCAAACTCATCACGCAGAACTGGTTCTTTGGAATCAACACGGGGTGCACTGTGGAATGAGGGACTAAACAtccacccacccaaccacccaaccacacacacacacacaccccgacacaaacaccaccacacaagcTAAGATAAAACAGGGGGCAATTATCATTGTCCTTGTGTCTTTCTACCTCTATTCAAATGGGCATGtttgagttgtttgtgtgtgcacgtgcatgtgtgcatacactgTTAATGGAGCCAGGGTTGCATGTGTATTAGGGCATTCTCACCCTCTCTGCCATTCTTCTGGAGGCCATCAGACAAGCCCTGGCTGCGCACGGGCACAAACTCGCCCTCCACCTCCCGGTAGAGGTTAAACTCCTCTGCTAACGTGTGCACCACCACTGACAGGTCCTTCTCACGCACCTGAAGCATCGTGAACACTGCACTTAGCACACTCAAGCACATAAACACgtgtgcacaaacaaacaaacatacatacatacatacattcaaaaGCACAGGCAGGGAAACAGTGAGAACACAAACCTGTCACAAGAAACACCAGACTTGCAGAATTATCAAGCGATAAAttgaaaattattaaatgacAAACCAAATGCTCAGTTACAAAAACCTTTATGTGTGTAAAGGTCAAACTCTCTGTAGGATGTTTATGTAGAAAGAAAGTAGGCTATGAATGTGCAGGAGTTGGGTAAGAGAAAGGCAGAACAGACAGCCCAGGGCCTTGTTCATACATCATGTATAAACCAGTACCACATGCTGACTCAGTTCTATTGTGCACCTTAAGCACTCAGCCAGAGCCTCCTAGTTCATAAACCATGACCAGCTAACCAGCTGtagtgaaggggaaaaaaaacaaacagtttaccaaa is a window from the Electrophorus electricus isolate fEleEle1 chromosome 9, fEleEle1.pri, whole genome shotgun sequence genome containing:
- the castor1 gene encoding cytosolic arginine sensor for mTORC1 subunit 1 — its product is MDLHILDHRLRVTCINKNGLEMYTHPLIKLIFLRHRTRCKFFSLTETPENYTVVLDEDGFKELPPSQHLQVERSTWLPLNVVSSSNTSSSSQVVGVTKIAKSVIAPLAEQHVSVFMLSTYQTDFILVREKDLSVVVHTLAEEFNLYREVEGEFVPVRSQGLSDGLQKNGREVPHSTVHPVLIPKNQFCVMSLDPDTLPGVATTLIDALFYSNSPKEDGSPANDLECIKFFSFSLIDGYVSLVMDTEAQRQFPVDLLFTSSSGELWKMVRIGGQPLGFDECGIVAQISRPLADSDISAYYISTFSFDHALVPEEDIVKVTDMLHSQRKGMLKCRRKDLEENGQ